One genomic region from Burkholderia latens encodes:
- a CDS encoding DNA polymerase III subunit chi, which translates to MTRIDFHSNVGDSLAYACRLLRKAYQAGQPVVVLAEPARLRALDERLWTFSPLDFIPHCSVDSAHAASTPIVLTTDLAQAPHHHVLLNLGATVPAQFARFERLLEVVGNAPDELAAGRDRYRFYRDRGYALNNYKQGG; encoded by the coding sequence ATGACGCGAATCGATTTCCATTCGAACGTCGGCGATTCGCTTGCGTATGCATGCCGGCTGCTGCGCAAGGCCTATCAGGCAGGGCAGCCGGTCGTCGTGCTCGCGGAGCCCGCGCGCCTGCGCGCGCTGGACGAGCGGCTGTGGACGTTCTCGCCGCTGGATTTCATCCCGCACTGCAGCGTCGACAGCGCGCACGCGGCGAGCACGCCGATCGTGCTGACGACGGACCTCGCCCAGGCGCCGCATCATCACGTACTGCTGAACCTGGGCGCGACCGTGCCCGCGCAGTTCGCACGCTTCGAGCGCCTGCTCGAAGTGGTGGGCAATGCGCCGGACGAACTTGCCGCGGGCCGCGATCGCTACCGCTTTTACCGCGATCGCGGCTACGCGCTGAACAATTACAAGCAGGGCGGCTAG
- a CDS encoding DUF2486 family protein encodes MTQPESPSIPTLTDVLVPGKPVPAPARSDAADAPPRDDAAIPVLTDVVTSGLATRVSGGFPHERTDPEFVVVEPVPTPEVPATELPGDSDAPAQPGAAGHVVAHEPASALAPLRSVLGAEDLQPPGMSAAPADDDAMLHRETTPAAGALVTDHLAGGVSGAAAPAAAVLTPEDAQHIAERLRNRLTNYLTGEGRDAIEARCRDALHDHTAWLVGQITREVALALETEVMEWVRDAVDEEIARRRTGHSG; translated from the coding sequence GTGACACAACCCGAATCCCCTTCGATCCCGACGCTGACCGACGTGCTCGTGCCGGGCAAGCCGGTGCCGGCGCCGGCGCGTTCGGACGCGGCCGATGCGCCGCCGCGTGACGATGCCGCCATTCCGGTGCTGACCGATGTGGTTACGTCGGGCCTTGCGACCCGTGTGTCCGGCGGATTCCCACACGAACGAACGGACCCCGAATTCGTCGTGGTCGAGCCGGTCCCGACGCCGGAAGTGCCGGCCACCGAATTGCCGGGCGATAGCGACGCGCCGGCGCAGCCGGGCGCGGCCGGGCACGTCGTCGCGCACGAGCCGGCGTCCGCGCTGGCGCCGCTGCGGTCCGTGCTCGGCGCCGAGGATCTGCAACCGCCCGGTATGAGCGCGGCGCCGGCAGATGACGACGCGATGCTGCACCGGGAAACCACGCCGGCTGCCGGCGCGCTCGTCACCGATCATCTCGCCGGCGGTGTGTCCGGGGCGGCTGCGCCCGCAGCCGCGGTGCTGACGCCGGAAGATGCGCAGCACATCGCCGAGCGCCTGCGCAATCGGCTCACGAATTATCTGACCGGGGAAGGGCGCGACGCTATCGAAGCCCGCTGCCGCGACGCGCTGCACGACCATACGGCCTGGCTTGTCGGCCAGATCACGCGCGAGGTGGCGCTGGCACTTGAAACCGAAGTGATGGAGTGGGTTCGCGACGCGGTCGATGAAGAGATCGCGCGCCGCCGGACCGGTCATTCGGGCTGA